One window of the Rufibacter radiotolerans genome contains the following:
- a CDS encoding UbiA prenyltransferase family protein has translation MRLAKRILKFILYSNIFLALCATALVWETYLLTNMPISLRLGVIVFFSTFFIYNVDSLLPYKFNQEGGHTPRAAWIQKNRLELIFLSLGSALSVLFLYWTAIFDLNFWFLLHLVVVAGLYSVAIVPEGDRYIPLRDIPLLKVFLIAYVWSAVTVQLPLMEAGRDLFAGENLLIFLRRFLFLFALTLVFDIRDLYKDKQSGTLTFPGKWGVLKTKQIALAALVLYVLLAPLSMSWAAAIGLGLAGVGAALVVWNAHQYRSQYYFLVLADGMMLVQFILVWLLSGAFTIPL, from the coding sequence ATGAGGCTAGCCAAGAGAATCTTGAAGTTTATTCTGTACAGCAATATCTTTTTGGCCCTGTGCGCCACGGCACTGGTCTGGGAAACCTATCTGCTGACCAATATGCCTATCTCTTTGCGGTTAGGGGTAATCGTGTTTTTCTCCACGTTCTTCATCTACAACGTAGACAGCCTGCTGCCTTACAAGTTCAACCAGGAAGGGGGCCATACGCCTAGGGCCGCCTGGATCCAGAAGAATCGGCTGGAGCTCATTTTCCTGTCGCTGGGCAGTGCCCTGAGCGTGCTTTTCTTGTATTGGACCGCCATTTTTGACCTGAATTTCTGGTTTCTGCTGCACCTGGTGGTGGTGGCAGGCCTGTACTCGGTGGCCATTGTGCCGGAGGGCGACCGGTACATTCCGTTACGGGATATCCCGTTGCTGAAGGTATTTCTCATTGCCTATGTCTGGTCTGCGGTCACCGTGCAGTTGCCGCTCATGGAGGCCGGCCGTGACCTTTTTGCGGGGGAGAACCTTTTGATCTTCCTGCGCCGGTTCCTGTTCCTGTTTGCTCTCACGTTGGTGTTTGATATCAGAGACCTGTACAAAGACAAGCAGAGCGGCACGCTTACCTTCCCGGGGAAGTGGGGTGTCCTGAAGACGAAACAGATAGCATTGGCTGCCTTGGTCCTGTATGTGTTGCTGGCGCCGCTGTCTATGTCCTGGGCTGCCGCTATTGGCCTGGGGCTTGCCGGGGTAGGCGCCGCCCTGGTGGTCTGGAACGCCCATCAATACCGCTCCCAGTACTACTTCCTGGTTCTGGCAGACGGCATGATGCTGGTCCAGTTCATACTGGTCTGGTTGCTTTCCGGCGCCTTTACCATTCCGCTATAA
- a CDS encoding NADH-quinone oxidoreductase subunit B, producing MTPTDKTGEGGVIIAKVDDLLNWARLSALWPMGFGLACCAIEMMGAYGPAYDLDRLGVIPRPSPRQSDVMIVAGTVTFKMADRIRRLYEQMPEPRYVISMGSCSNCGGPYWEHGYHVVKGVDRIIPVDVYVPGCPPRPEALIGGFLELQAIIRKQTVVAAPSAVLKLMQKQEPSANV from the coding sequence ATGACCCCAACAGATAAAACCGGCGAAGGCGGCGTAATCATTGCCAAGGTAGATGACCTGCTCAACTGGGCCCGGCTCTCGGCGCTGTGGCCCATGGGGTTTGGCCTGGCCTGCTGCGCCATTGAGATGATGGGCGCCTACGGGCCCGCCTATGACCTGGACCGGCTAGGCGTCATTCCAAGGCCCTCGCCCCGGCAAAGTGATGTCATGATTGTGGCAGGTACCGTCACCTTTAAGATGGCCGACCGCATACGGCGCCTCTACGAGCAGATGCCTGAGCCGCGCTACGTCATTTCCATGGGAAGCTGCTCTAACTGCGGCGGCCCGTACTGGGAACACGGTTACCACGTGGTGAAAGGCGTAGACCGCATCATTCCGGTAGATGTATACGTGCCCGGCTGCCCACCCCGCCCCGAGGCCCTGATTGGTGGTTTCCTGGAACTGCAGGCCATCATCAGAAAACAAACCGTGGTGGCGGCCCCTTCCGCGGTGCTCAAACTCATGCAGAAACAGGAACCATCAGCTAACGTGTAG
- a CDS encoding NADH-quinone oxidoreductase subunit A: MQPAYYSDFGVILLFLIGGVVFIALGLFTSRLIRPHRPNAEKLATYESGEEAMGSAWGAFNPRFYVIALIFLLFDVELAFLFPWAVVFGNRELVESTNGAWGWYALAEMVFFLGVLALGLAYAWVKGHLDWIKPQPVLPKSRSKIPASVYEQVNERYRRNPDTQSP; this comes from the coding sequence ATGCAGCCTGCCTATTACTCAGATTTCGGGGTTATCCTGCTCTTCCTGATTGGAGGCGTGGTCTTTATTGCCCTGGGTCTGTTCACCAGCCGCCTCATCAGGCCCCACCGGCCCAACGCCGAGAAACTGGCCACCTATGAGTCTGGCGAGGAAGCCATGGGCAGCGCCTGGGGCGCCTTCAACCCCCGGTTCTACGTGATTGCCCTAATCTTTCTATTGTTTGATGTAGAACTGGCCTTCCTGTTCCCCTGGGCAGTAGTATTTGGCAACCGCGAGCTGGTAGAAAGCACCAACGGCGCCTGGGGCTGGTATGCGCTGGCCGAGATGGTGTTCTTTCTGGGCGTGCTGGCCCTGGGCCTGGCCTACGCCTGGGTCAAAGGCCACCTGGACTGGATCAAGCCCCAGCCGGTGTTGCCTAAAAGTAGATCTAAGATACCGGCCAGCGTGTATGAGCAGGTGAATGAGCGGTACCGGCGGAATCCTGACACCCAAAGCCCTTAA
- a CDS encoding phosphatase PAP2 family protein: MTPLLWITLSVGMVTQAQVIDTTVTVANASPLQQAPGSEKPAKGQYLKRAVVPSVILIAAGISTIKDNGFYSSYDASKDARAAFPNFSNNIDDYLFFVPIVGLYGFNLFSSQNKHDIRRQTGLVLASGALTTLIIYPTKILTAQERPNGLPRAFPSGHTAYAFTIATIVDKEFRGKSKWISIGSYTIASATGVMRVLNNEHWMADVLAGAGIGILSVNTVYFFHDRLLRNKGLNASVSPTVLPNGQLGLGMALQF, translated from the coding sequence ATGACGCCGCTCCTTTGGATTACCTTATCCGTAGGAATGGTGACCCAGGCGCAGGTAATAGACACCACTGTCACCGTAGCCAACGCTTCACCTCTGCAGCAAGCGCCCGGCTCTGAAAAGCCTGCCAAAGGCCAGTACCTGAAACGGGCCGTGGTGCCATCAGTGATTCTTATTGCCGCCGGCATTTCCACCATCAAAGACAACGGGTTCTACAGCAGCTATGACGCCAGCAAAGACGCCCGCGCGGCGTTCCCCAACTTCAGCAACAACATAGACGATTATCTTTTCTTTGTGCCTATTGTGGGCCTGTACGGGTTTAACCTGTTCTCTTCGCAGAACAAGCACGACATCCGGCGGCAGACGGGCCTGGTGCTGGCTTCGGGGGCACTTACTACGCTCATCATTTACCCCACCAAGATCCTGACGGCCCAAGAACGGCCCAACGGTTTGCCGCGGGCCTTCCCCTCAGGCCACACGGCCTACGCCTTCACCATTGCCACCATTGTAGACAAGGAGTTCAGGGGCAAGAGCAAGTGGATCAGTATTGGCAGCTACACCATCGCCTCGGCCACGGGGGTCATGCGGGTGCTCAATAATGAACACTGGATGGCCGACGTGCTGGCCGGTGCAGGCATTGGCATTCTCTCGGTGAACACCGTTTACTTTTTCCATGACCGCCTCCTGCGCAATAAAGGCCTCAATGCCTCAGTCTCTCCCACGGTGCTGCCCAACGGCCAGCTGGGCCTGGGCATGGCGCTGCAATTTTAA
- a CDS encoding thioredoxin-like domain-containing protein, translated as MLTGRVNAPEINTRHGWLNTDRAYTLKEFRGKIVLLDFWTFGCINCQHILPDLKRLEKEYAQELVVIGVHSAKFDAEKQQNAIRQAILKFGIDHPVVNDADFEVWKHYAINAWPTVVLIDPNGKVIGQKPGEGIYDTIKPHLDDLIKTFGDKIDRRPFPFKAETAESSTLKFPSKLIADDQGNLYLSDSGNNRILKLDATGQILETFGSGQQGFKDGPATEASFHEPHGLALHEEFLYVADAKNNTLRKVNLVTREIITVAGTGELSYYFFHEEMGVPVNPNSPWDLAIDRNNLYVASAGNHQILRLDLQTEQLYRFAGTGREALADGTIHEAACGQPTQRPGNG; from the coding sequence ATGCTTACCGGACGTGTCAACGCCCCTGAGATAAACACCCGCCACGGCTGGCTCAACACAGACCGCGCCTATACCCTCAAGGAGTTCAGGGGCAAGATTGTGTTGCTGGACTTCTGGACGTTTGGGTGCATTAACTGCCAGCACATTCTGCCCGATCTGAAGCGCCTGGAAAAGGAGTACGCGCAGGAACTGGTGGTCATTGGGGTGCACTCGGCTAAGTTTGACGCCGAAAAGCAGCAGAACGCCATCCGGCAGGCCATTCTCAAGTTCGGGATAGACCACCCCGTGGTGAATGACGCTGATTTTGAGGTCTGGAAACATTACGCCATCAATGCCTGGCCCACCGTGGTGCTCATTGACCCTAACGGCAAGGTGATTGGCCAGAAACCCGGCGAAGGCATCTATGACACCATCAAACCGCACCTGGACGACCTGATCAAGACCTTCGGAGATAAAATTGACCGTAGACCTTTTCCCTTCAAGGCCGAAACCGCGGAATCCTCTACGCTTAAATTTCCATCTAAGCTCATCGCCGATGACCAGGGAAACCTGTACCTCTCAGACAGTGGCAACAACCGAATCCTGAAACTAGATGCTACGGGGCAGATACTGGAAACCTTCGGCAGCGGGCAGCAAGGCTTTAAAGACGGACCCGCTACGGAGGCCTCTTTCCATGAGCCGCACGGCCTGGCGCTGCATGAGGAGTTCCTGTACGTAGCCGATGCCAAGAACAATACCCTCCGGAAGGTGAACCTGGTTACCAGAGAAATCATTACCGTGGCCGGCACGGGTGAGTTGAGCTACTACTTTTTCCATGAGGAAATGGGCGTGCCCGTGAACCCCAACAGCCCCTGGGACCTGGCCATAGATAGAAACAACCTTTACGTGGCCAGCGCCGGAAACCACCAGATTCTGCGCCTGGACCTACAGACCGAGCAACTCTACCGCTTTGCCGGCACCGGCCGCGAGGCTCTCGCCGACGGCACCATCCATGAGGCAGCGTGCGGTCAACCAACCCAGCGGCCTGGCAATGGTTGA
- a CDS encoding bifunctional ADP-dependent NAD(P)H-hydrate dehydratase/NAD(P)H-hydrate epimerase has translation MKILTAAQTRDADAYTIAQEPISSVNLMERAAGALVKWLEKHYSPDKPFYIFCGPGNNGGDGLAAARLLHQDGYDVEVFLVGTNQKTSPDFDQNLQRLPQEITVSHLETTVGVSDVSPLGVILDGLFGSGLSRPLEGIYAEAVAYINRQDATVVAIDIPSGLFADAPIQEGSPVVEADMTLSFEQPKLAFFLPASGAFVGEWHVLPIGLHSEFLEQVSSPYHVLTKEKAQSILKPRAKFSHKGSYGHALLVGGSYGKMGAVTLAAHAALRTGVGLLTVQVPQTGYGILQTAVPEAMALTDDLDRHLSRFPEDLDRFQCLGIGPGLGQHEDSRLALETLFRGQLPPPLVLDADALNLLAADRTIRQHLPPDSILTPHPKEFERLMGPATHDFHRLQLLQDFCSEHSCYVVLKGAHSCIGSPEGTLYFNTTGNPGMATGGTGDVLTGILTGLRAQGYSPLDTCLLGVYLHGLAGDLAAEQEGQASLIASDLYTYLGAAFKKLAEKE, from the coding sequence ATGAAGATTCTCACTGCTGCCCAGACCCGAGACGCCGATGCGTATACCATTGCACAGGAACCCATCTCTTCTGTAAACCTGATGGAACGGGCGGCGGGGGCCCTGGTCAAGTGGCTGGAGAAACATTATTCCCCTGACAAGCCTTTCTACATCTTCTGCGGCCCCGGCAATAACGGGGGCGATGGCCTGGCGGCGGCGCGGCTCCTGCATCAGGATGGCTATGACGTGGAGGTTTTCTTGGTGGGCACCAATCAGAAGACCTCCCCAGATTTTGACCAGAACCTGCAGCGGCTCCCCCAGGAGATCACGGTTTCCCATCTGGAGACTACCGTTGGGGTGAGTGATGTGTCGCCCCTGGGTGTGATCCTGGACGGGCTATTCGGCTCTGGGTTATCCCGACCCCTGGAGGGCATCTACGCCGAGGCGGTGGCCTACATCAATCGGCAAGACGCTACGGTGGTGGCCATAGATATTCCCTCTGGCCTGTTTGCCGATGCGCCTATTCAGGAGGGCAGCCCTGTGGTGGAGGCAGACATGACGCTGTCTTTTGAGCAACCCAAGCTGGCTTTTTTCCTGCCCGCCTCCGGGGCTTTTGTGGGCGAATGGCACGTGCTGCCCATTGGGCTGCACTCCGAGTTTCTGGAGCAGGTTTCTTCGCCCTACCACGTGCTCACCAAAGAGAAGGCGCAAAGTATCTTAAAACCCAGGGCTAAGTTCTCGCATAAAGGCTCTTATGGGCACGCGCTGTTGGTAGGCGGAAGTTACGGCAAGATGGGGGCTGTCACGCTGGCGGCGCATGCGGCGCTGCGGACGGGAGTAGGCCTGCTCACGGTGCAGGTGCCCCAGACAGGATATGGTATCCTGCAGACGGCCGTGCCCGAGGCCATGGCGCTCACCGATGACCTTGACCGGCACCTGTCCCGGTTCCCGGAAGACCTGGACCGCTTCCAGTGCCTGGGCATAGGTCCTGGCCTGGGGCAGCACGAAGATTCCCGGCTGGCGCTGGAGACGCTTTTCCGGGGGCAACTGCCGCCCCCCTTGGTCCTGGACGCCGACGCCCTGAACCTGCTGGCCGCCGACCGTACCATCCGCCAACACCTTCCCCCGGACAGCATCCTGACTCCGCACCCCAAGGAGTTTGAACGCCTGATGGGCCCGGCCACCCATGATTTCCACCGGCTGCAACTGCTCCAGGACTTCTGTTCTGAGCACAGCTGTTACGTGGTCTTGAAAGGCGCCCATTCCTGCATCGGGTCTCCAGAGGGAACGCTTTACTTCAACACCACCGGCAACCCCGGCATGGCCACCGGCGGCACCGGCGATGTGCTCACCGGAATCTTAACCGGCTTACGGGCCCAGGGCTATTCGCCGCTAGACACCTGTTTGCTGGGCGTTTACCTGCACGGCCTGGCCGGGGACCTGGCCGCCGAACAAGAAGGCCAAGCCTCTCTCATCGCCTCTGATCTATACACCTATTTAGGGGCTGCTTTTAAGAAACTAGCGGAAAAAGAATAA
- a CDS encoding phosphatase PAP2 family protein, whose amino-acid sequence MKYVFLPSFFIKVRHLAVVPCLWVALLAGPAQAQVVADSTRQTVAVDTAKVVEKGRDPYLQKGELRKRLIMPAVFLGTGLLLIDNGIYDREDIRRDLRTNLFPNFKTDIDDYLIFAPAISLVAFDILSSQNRHAVTRQVGLLAASGALASAIMWPLKKVTNEPRPNGENNYSFPSGHTTYAFVVATMVSREFKGKSKWIGIASYAAAGTTGLFRVLNDAHWMSDVLAGAGVGVLSTNLVYLANDRWFKNAGFNAQFMPTILPNGSPGLGMVILLD is encoded by the coding sequence ATGAAGTACGTATTTTTACCCTCTTTTTTTATTAAGGTCCGGCATTTAGCGGTAGTTCCCTGCCTTTGGGTAGCCCTGCTCGCGGGACCTGCGCAGGCCCAGGTGGTGGCAGATTCTACCCGCCAGACGGTTGCGGTAGACACTGCCAAAGTAGTTGAAAAAGGCCGTGACCCTTACCTGCAGAAAGGCGAGCTGCGCAAACGGCTCATCATGCCGGCCGTGTTCCTGGGCACAGGTCTTTTGCTGATTGACAATGGCATCTATGACCGCGAAGACATACGACGTGACCTTCGCACCAACTTGTTCCCCAATTTCAAAACCGACATAGACGATTATCTTATTTTCGCCCCGGCGATTAGTCTGGTCGCCTTTGACATTCTGTCTTCGCAGAACCGCCACGCGGTGACGCGGCAAGTAGGTTTGCTGGCCGCTTCTGGTGCCCTGGCCTCGGCTATCATGTGGCCTCTCAAGAAAGTAACCAATGAGCCCCGCCCTAATGGCGAGAACAACTATTCTTTCCCGTCGGGCCATACTACCTACGCCTTTGTGGTTGCCACCATGGTGAGCCGCGAGTTCAAGGGCAAGAGCAAATGGATTGGTATTGCCAGCTATGCCGCGGCTGGTACCACCGGTCTGTTCAGGGTATTGAATGACGCCCACTGGATGTCTGATGTGCTGGCCGGGGCTGGGGTAGGCGTGCTGTCTACCAACCTGGTCTACCTGGCCAATGACCGCTGGTTCAAGAACGCAGGTTTCAATGCGCAGTTTATGCCCACCATCCTACCAAACGGGTCACCTGGCCTGGGAATGGTTATTCTGTTAGACTAA
- a CDS encoding NADH-quinone oxidoreductase subunit C, with translation MTFPELHQLLLSRFGPETVLGEEAHPHQSFLRIAPAHIAQVAEFLHDHEETYFDFLSCLTGVDNGPEAGTLEVLYHLYSIPYNHHLALKVQVPRNAPEEPLPEVPTVSYVWRSADWHEREVFDLLGIGFTHHPDLRRLLCPADWEGHPLRKDYVWPQEYHGIKVPYDRHNEENGFKNEWLQTIKDV, from the coding sequence ATGACCTTTCCAGAACTCCACCAACTGCTGCTCTCCCGCTTTGGACCAGAAACCGTGTTAGGCGAAGAAGCGCACCCGCACCAGTCGTTCCTGCGCATCGCGCCGGCGCACATTGCCCAGGTAGCTGAGTTTTTACATGACCACGAAGAAACATATTTTGATTTTCTCTCCTGCCTCACCGGCGTAGACAATGGCCCCGAGGCGGGTACCCTGGAAGTGCTGTACCACCTGTATTCCATCCCCTACAACCACCATCTGGCCCTCAAGGTACAGGTACCGCGCAATGCCCCGGAAGAACCGTTACCGGAAGTGCCCACCGTGAGCTACGTCTGGCGTTCCGCCGATTGGCACGAGCGCGAGGTGTTCGACTTGCTGGGCATCGGGTTTACCCACCACCCCGACCTGCGTCGCCTTCTCTGCCCCGCTGACTGGGAAGGTCATCCATTAAGGAAAGATTACGTCTGGCCCCAGGAGTACCACGGCATTAAGGTGCCTTATGACCGGCACAATGAGGAGAATGGTTTTAAGAATGAATGGCTTCAGACCATTAAAGATGTATAA
- a CDS encoding inorganic diphosphatase, translating to MNPWHDVTYGEDAPKIVTGIIEIPKGSKAKYELDKESGMLKLDRVLFSSIHYPANYGFIPQTYCDDKDPLDILVICSIDVQPMCLIDAKVIGVMQMIDNNEEDDKIIAVAANDMSVKHINDISELPPHTLIEIQRFFEDYKKLENKEVIVENFLGREDAYKIIEQSIELYNTTFRDQD from the coding sequence ATGAACCCATGGCATGACGTGACGTACGGCGAAGACGCGCCTAAAATTGTAACTGGTATTATTGAGATCCCGAAGGGATCTAAAGCGAAGTACGAGCTGGACAAAGAAAGCGGGATGCTGAAACTGGACCGTGTCCTTTTTTCTTCCATCCACTACCCGGCCAATTACGGCTTCATTCCGCAGACATACTGTGATGACAAAGATCCATTAGACATTCTGGTGATCTGCTCCATTGACGTGCAACCTATGTGCCTGATTGATGCCAAAGTGATTGGCGTGATGCAGATGATTGACAACAACGAGGAAGATGACAAAATCATCGCCGTGGCGGCCAATGACATGTCTGTAAAGCATATCAATGATATTTCTGAGTTGCCTCCGCACACGCTTATTGAGATCCAGCGCTTCTTTGAGGATTACAAGAAACTAGAGAATAAGGAAGTGATCGTGGAGAACTTTCTGGGCCGTGAGGACGCCTACAAGATTATTGAGCAGAGCATTGAACTGTACAATACCACGTTCAGAGACCAGGACTAA
- a CDS encoding NHL repeat-containing protein — protein sequence MRQRAVNQPSGLAMVDRTLYVADPEASAIRALDLDKASVTTLIGRGLFEFGDEDGDFDEAFLQHPMGITAHAGKLYVADTYNGKIKVMDLAKERIKTVVAGLEEPNGVLVHQGYLWITNTNAHELWKVNLETWEREVVDVRQ from the coding sequence ATGAGGCAGCGTGCGGTCAACCAACCCAGCGGCCTGGCAATGGTTGACCGCACGCTGTACGTGGCTGACCCCGAGGCCAGCGCGATCAGGGCCCTTGACCTGGACAAGGCCTCGGTGACCACGCTCATTGGGCGCGGGCTTTTTGAATTTGGCGATGAAGACGGAGATTTTGACGAGGCCTTTCTGCAGCACCCTATGGGCATCACGGCCCACGCTGGAAAACTCTATGTAGCCGACACCTACAACGGCAAAATCAAGGTAATGGACCTGGCAAAGGAACGCATTAAAACCGTGGTGGCCGGCCTTGAGGAACCCAACGGCGTGCTGGTGCACCAAGGCTATCTCTGGATCACCAACACCAACGCGCATGAGCTCTGGAAAGTGAACCTGGAGACTTGGGAGCGGGAAGTGGTGGACGTAAGGCAATAA
- a CDS encoding NADH-quinone oxidoreductase subunit D: protein MAHQTKYTQYLLQSEPNKFSLENLQHGELLLNMGPQHPATHGVLRLEVITDGELVVDVVPHIGYLHRCFEKHAEALTYQQTIPYVDRMDYLASMNSEHVWCMAVEKMLGLDGQLPKRVEYIRVLMAELNRIASHFIAIGTYGIDIGAFTPFLWLMRDREHIQRLLEWVTGARMLYNYIWVGGLYYDIPVGFEQRCREFIQYLQPKLDELDTLLLYNKIFIDRTANVGTLPLDVAINYGCSGPMLRGSGLKFDLRRVDGYSVYPELDFDIPVGLGLAGAVGDCWDRNYVRAQECRESLKIIAQCLDKLEGEHKRTPDFDPQALCPKKIRPVAQDFYYRAETPRGELGYFFRTTGRTDVPFRCKGRSPCFSNLSVLPEISKGCMVSDLIAIVGSVDIVLGELDR, encoded by the coding sequence TTGGCCCACCAAACCAAATATACCCAGTACCTGCTGCAGTCTGAGCCCAACAAGTTCAGCCTGGAGAACCTGCAGCACGGTGAGCTGCTCCTGAACATGGGGCCGCAGCACCCGGCCACGCACGGGGTACTGCGCCTGGAGGTAATCACTGACGGCGAACTGGTGGTAGACGTGGTGCCGCACATTGGTTACCTGCACCGCTGCTTTGAGAAACACGCCGAAGCCCTCACCTACCAGCAGACCATTCCCTACGTGGACCGCATGGACTACCTGGCTTCCATGAACTCTGAGCACGTGTGGTGCATGGCCGTGGAGAAAATGTTGGGTCTGGATGGGCAGCTACCTAAGCGCGTGGAGTACATACGCGTGCTTATGGCCGAACTCAACCGCATTGCCTCTCACTTCATCGCCATTGGCACCTACGGCATTGACATTGGCGCCTTCACGCCGTTTCTGTGGCTCATGCGCGACCGCGAGCACATACAGCGCCTGTTGGAATGGGTTACGGGGGCGCGCATGCTCTACAATTATATCTGGGTAGGTGGTCTGTACTATGATATACCGGTGGGCTTTGAGCAACGCTGCCGCGAGTTTATCCAGTACCTTCAGCCCAAGCTAGATGAGCTAGACACGCTGCTGCTCTACAACAAAATCTTTATTGACCGCACCGCCAACGTGGGCACGTTGCCCCTGGATGTGGCCATCAACTACGGCTGCTCGGGCCCCATGCTGCGGGGCTCGGGGCTCAAGTTTGATTTGCGGCGGGTAGACGGCTACTCGGTGTACCCAGAGCTGGACTTTGATATACCGGTAGGCCTGGGTCTGGCGGGTGCCGTGGGCGATTGCTGGGATAGGAACTACGTGCGGGCGCAGGAGTGCCGCGAAAGTCTGAAGATCATTGCCCAGTGTTTGGACAAGCTGGAAGGCGAGCATAAACGCACCCCAGACTTTGACCCGCAGGCCCTGTGCCCCAAGAAAATACGGCCCGTGGCGCAGGACTTTTACTATAGAGCCGAGACCCCCCGGGGCGAGCTGGGCTACTTCTTTAGAACCACCGGCCGTACTGATGTGCCGTTCCGTTGCAAGGGCCGTTCGCCCTGCTTTTCTAACCTATCGGTACTACCTGAAATCAGTAAAGGCTGCATGGTTTCTGACCTCATTGCCATTGTGGGCTCCGTAGACATTGTGCTGGGTGAACTAGACCGGTAA
- the pafA gene encoding alkaline phosphatase PafA codes for MLTKLKAPWLLIMVLLLGAGPGIAQKRKSKNAAPEKPKLVIGIVVDQMRYDYLYRFWGKFTNDGFKRLVNQGFSFQNNHYNYVPTYTGPGHASIYTGTTPAVHGIIGNDWYNRTTGRNIYCAEDLSVKTVGSTSKAGEMSPVNMISSTITDELKLATNHKSKVIGLSLKDRGSILPAGHAANAAYWFDGSNGSMITSTFYMAQLPAWVQAFNNRKLADQYLSQPWTTLLPIEQYTESDTDDQPYEGTFAGEKKPVFPHDIPGLRGKTFDLLRSLPAGNTLTKEFAIEAIKAENLGKGTVTDFLAMSFSSPDYVGHQFGPNSIEVEDTYLRLDRDLADFLKFVDNHLGKENVLVFLTADHAGANNPTYLKNYRIPAGTTNGAIMRDSLAKHLNQKFGKADYIIKFMNQQIYLNHEVAESKKVNLVELQEECARFVQRFPGIMRSFTADALMRSHWATGIGMMIENGYMPYRSGDVMMVLQPGWYDGYGRAEIKGTSHGTAWGYDTHIPLVWYGWRVPQGESYVRTNIIDIAPSIAAWLKIQEPNGTTGKPLLEYMQK; via the coding sequence ATGTTGACTAAACTGAAAGCCCCCTGGTTATTGATCATGGTGCTGTTGCTGGGCGCAGGCCCAGGCATAGCCCAGAAAAGGAAATCCAAAAATGCCGCCCCAGAAAAGCCCAAGCTGGTGATTGGGATAGTGGTGGACCAGATGCGGTATGATTACCTCTACCGGTTCTGGGGCAAATTTACCAATGACGGGTTTAAGAGGCTGGTGAACCAGGGATTCAGTTTCCAGAACAACCACTACAACTACGTTCCTACCTATACCGGGCCAGGCCATGCCTCCATCTACACGGGTACCACCCCGGCGGTGCACGGCATCATAGGTAATGATTGGTACAACCGCACTACCGGCCGTAACATCTACTGTGCCGAAGACCTAAGCGTGAAGACCGTGGGCAGTACCTCTAAAGCAGGGGAAATGTCGCCGGTGAACATGATTTCCTCTACCATCACCGATGAGTTGAAATTGGCCACCAACCATAAAAGCAAGGTGATTGGTCTGAGCCTGAAGGACAGAGGTTCTATTCTCCCTGCCGGCCATGCCGCCAATGCCGCCTATTGGTTTGACGGCAGCAACGGGAGCATGATCACCAGTACGTTTTACATGGCGCAGTTACCGGCGTGGGTGCAGGCCTTCAATAACCGTAAACTAGCCGACCAATACCTCAGCCAGCCCTGGACTACCTTACTGCCCATAGAGCAGTACACCGAAAGCGACACCGACGACCAGCCCTATGAAGGAACCTTCGCCGGGGAGAAGAAGCCTGTTTTCCCGCATGACATTCCCGGGTTAAGAGGGAAGACATTTGATCTGCTGAGATCCCTTCCTGCCGGCAACACCCTAACCAAAGAGTTCGCGATTGAGGCCATTAAAGCGGAGAACCTGGGCAAAGGAACCGTGACCGATTTCCTGGCCATGAGCTTCTCGTCTCCTGATTACGTAGGGCACCAGTTTGGGCCAAACTCCATAGAGGTAGAAGACACCTACCTGCGCCTTGACCGTGACCTGGCTGATTTCCTGAAGTTTGTGGACAACCATTTAGGCAAAGAAAACGTTCTGGTTTTTCTAACCGCAGACCACGCCGGGGCCAATAACCCTACGTACCTGAAAAATTACCGCATTCCGGCGGGCACTACCAACGGGGCTATCATGCGTGATTCCCTGGCCAAGCACCTGAACCAGAAATTCGGCAAAGCCGACTACATCATCAAGTTCATGAATCAGCAGATTTACCTGAACCATGAAGTAGCCGAAAGCAAGAAGGTGAATCTGGTAGAGCTACAGGAAGAATGCGCGCGGTTTGTGCAGCGTTTCCCGGGTATAATGCGCTCGTTCACGGCAGATGCCCTTATGCGCTCCCACTGGGCCACAGGCATAGGCATGATGATAGAGAACGGGTATATGCCTTACCGGTCCGGTGACGTTATGATGGTGCTGCAGCCCGGCTGGTATGACGGCTACGGCCGCGCCGAGATAAAGGGAACTAGCCACGGCACCGCCTGGGGCTATGACACCCATATTCCATTGGTCTGGTACGGGTGGCGGGTGCCCCAGGGAGAATCGTACGTAAGAACAAACATTATTGATATTGCCCCCAGTATTGCCGCCTGGCTTAAGATTCAGGAGCCCAACGGAACAACGGGCAAACCTCTTCTGGAATACATGCAGAAGTAA